One genomic segment of Coffea arabica cultivar ET-39 chromosome 6e, Coffea Arabica ET-39 HiFi, whole genome shotgun sequence includes these proteins:
- the LOC113695627 gene encoding serine/threonine-protein kinase VPS15-like isoform X2, producing MILHMIQLDPEARFSAESYLQNFSGIVFPGYFSPFLHNFYSLLNPLNSDARVLICQTSFQEILRQMMSSSVVKETVSGEALSLDAMHQSLHGTDAQHNTNVEKDTSSKREKVDKGSIHDRFDLLGDVGNLLRDVKENNRFHSMKPLLEGVARSAYSQNRKQCDVQSPDELIQSISNIFNRSHHPFLRKITTSDLNSLMSDYDNQSDTFGMPFLPLPQDIMSCEGMVLIASLLCSCIRNVKLPFMRRGAVLLLKSCSLYIDDEDRLQRVLPYVIAMLSDPAAIVRCAALETLCDILPLVRDFPPSDAKIFPEYILPMLSMLPDDPEESVRICYASNISKLALTAYGFLIHSISLSEAGVLSESSSPQKSLSTSSDTSGRRYSPNSDAQLVQLRKSIADVIQELVMGPKQTPNIRRALLHDIGNLCWFFGQRQSNDFLLPILPAFLNDRDEQLRAVFYGQIIYVCFFVGQRSVEEYLLPYIEQALSDVTEAVIVNALECLAILCKSGFLRKRILLEMIEHAFPLLCYPSQWVRRADVTFIAASSESLGAVDSYVFLVPVIRTFLRRQPASLASEKALFSCLEPPVSRERYYRVLESARSSDMLERQRKIWYNSDSQAKNWETVDFLQRGVKELDPMMCWSDRQRDLQSNKVVERANLPLDLADCNDNDQNSKVVGNSVQSPMAMDSGDFLDSEKLQLPGFISPPLSGMNSLMEKSSQGIPLYYFKVDNKRAAGSPTVSDSSLPCGSLGFGSASLPWMDPVSKSFSLANSDPAPKFISGSISIGGGSTQLRRVVHEVEDREMDQTAFVNNKFLEMGVSGTTKGSSLSIESNSASSEGADVPSFGRTSTIPDSGWRPRGVLVAHLQDHHSAVNDIAVSTDHSFFVSASEDSTVKIWDSKRLEKDISFRSRLTYSLDGSRALCVAVIQGSAQVVVGACDGAIHMFSVDYISGGLGNVVEKYSGIADVKKNGVGEGAILNLLNYSPDGGACKMILYSTQNCGIHLWDTRTSSNVWNSKVVPEEGYVSSLVADPCGNWFVTGSSRGVLTLWDLRFGIPVNSWQYSLACPIEKMSLFVPPPSTSFSLSTRPLVYVAAGCNEVSLWNAENGSCHQVLRVANNETDAEISDSPWALARASSKGNAKSDIRLSANSKYRIDELNEPPPRLPGIRALLPLPGGDLLTGGTDLKIRRWDHSSPDRSYCVCGPSIKGVGNDDSFETKSYYGVQVVQEGRRRPLTMRLTTKTILAGAATDSAGCHRDSVLSLASVKLNQRLLISSSRDGAIKVWK from the exons ATGATTCTTCATATGATTCAATTGGATCCGGAGGCACGTTTTTCTGCTGAAAGCTATCTGCAGAACTTCTCTGGCATTGTGTTTCCTGGCTACTTCTCTCCATTTCTCCACAATTTCTATTCCTTGTTGAATCCCCTTAATTCTGATGCAAGG GTTTTAATATGCCAGACGTCTTTTCAAGAGATTCTTAGACAAATGATGAGCAGTAGTGTAGTCAAGGAGACTGTTTCTGGGGAGGCGCTTTCTTTAGATGCTATGCATCAATCTCTGCATGGGACAGATGCACAACATAATACAAATGTGGAGAAGGACACCAGTAGCAAAAGAGAAAAGGTGGATAAGGGCTCGATTCATGATAGGTTTGATCTtcttggtgatgttggtaatcTACTCAGGGATGTGAAGGAAAATAATCGATTTCATAGCATGAAACCGTTGCTGGAAGGTGTGGCTAGATCTGCATATTCTCAAAACAGAAAGCAGTGTGATGTGCAATCTCCTGATGAGCTGATTCAGAGTATCTCTAATATATTTAACAGAAGTCACCATCCCTTCTTAAGAAAGATAACAACAAGTGATTTGAACTCATTAATGTCGGATTATGACAACCAGTCAGACACTTTTGGTATGCCTTTTCTACCATTACCTCAAGATATCATGAGCTGTGAAGGTATGGTTCTGATTGCCTCATTGCTCTGTTCTTGCATAAGAAATGTCAAACTGCCATTCATGAGGAGAGGAGCTGTGCTTCTATTGAAGTCGTGTTCCTTATacattgatgatgaagatcgATTGCAGCGTGTGCTTCCATATGTTATTGCAATGCTCTCAGATCCAGCTGCAATTGTGCGTTGTGCTGCCCTAGAGACTTTATGTGACATTCTTCCCTTAGTCAGAGATTTTCCACCCAGTGATGCTAAAATTTTTCCCGAGTATATTCTTCCAATGCTCTCCATGCTCCCTGATGATCCAGAGGAAAGTGTAAGGATATGTTATGCAAGCAATATATCTAAGCTGGCACTTACTGCTTATGGGTTTTTGATTCACTCTATAAGTTTGAGTGAGGCAGGAGTTCTCAGTGAATCAAGTTCGCCACAGAAGTCACTCTCTACATCCTCTGATACATCTGGAAGGAGATACAGTCCAAATAGTGATGCACAGCTTGTGCAATTAAGGAAGTCTATTGCGGATGTCATTCAAGAACTTGTGATGGGCCCAAAGCAAACACCAAATATCAGGAGAGCACTCCTGCATGACATTGGCAATCTTTGCTGGTTTTTTGGCCAGAGGCAGAGTAATGATTTCTTGTTGCCCATCCTCCCTGCTTTCCTAAATGACCGAGATGAGCAACTCAGGGCAGTGTTTTATGGACAGATCATATATGTCTGCTTTTTCGTGGGACAAAGGAGTGTCGAGGAATATCTTTTGCCATACATTGAGCAGGCTTTAAGCGATGTAACTGAGGCTGTAATTGTGAATGCACTGGAATGCCTAGCTATTTTATGCAAAAGTGGATTTCTAAGGAAGAGAATCTTGCTTGAGATGATAGAACACGCTTTTCCACTGTTGTGTTATCCTAGTCAATGGGTCAGGAGGGCCGATGTCACATTCATTGCAGCTAGCAGTGAGAGTTTAGGTGCAGTAGATTCATATGTTTTCCTTGTGCCTGTTATACGCACCTTCCTGCGTAGACAACCAGCATCTTTAGCTTCAGAAAAGGCTCTTTTTTCATGCCTAGAGCCGCCAGTGTCAAGAGAGAGATACTATCGTGTTTTAGAAAGTGCCAGGAGCTCAGACATGCTGGAGAGACAGCGAAAAATATGGTACAACAGTGACTCACAGGCTAAAAATTGGGAAACAGTGGATTTTCTTCAGAGAGGGGTGAAGGAGCTGGATCCAATGATGTGCTGGTCTGACCGACAAAGAGATCTTCAGAGCAATAAAGTTGTTGAACGTGCAAATCTGCCTCTGGATCTTGCAGATTGTAATGATAATGACCAGAATTCAAAAGTTGTGGGCAACTCAGTGCAAAGTCCTATGGCTATGGATTCTGGCGACTTCCTGGATTCTGAAAAGTTGCAGTTGCCCGGTTTTATCTCTCCACCTCTTAGTGGAATGAACAGTTTAATGGAGAAATCATCACAAGGCATTCCTTTGTATTACTTTAAAGTTGATAACAAACGAGCTGCAGGCTCTCCAACAGTCTCTGATTCATCATTACCATGTGGTTCTTTAGGTTTTGGTTCTGCATCCTTGCCATGGATGGATCCAGTTAGTAAATCATTTAGCTTGGCCAATTCAGATCCAGCTCCTAAGTTTATCTCAGGCTCAATCAGCATTGGTGGTGGTTCCACACAATTGCGAAGGGTTGTACATGAAGTTGAAGACAGGGAAATGGATCAAACAGCCTTTGTAAATAACAAGTTTCTGGAAATGGGAGTGTCTGGTACAACAAAAGGGAGTTCCCTTTCAATTGAAAGTAATTCTGCTTCAAGTGAGGGTGCAGATGTACCATCTTTTGGGCGAACATCGACGATTCCAGATTCAGGGTGGAGGCCTCGTGGGGTGTTGGTTGCGCATCTCCAGGATCACCACTCTGCTGTTAATGACATAGCTGTTTCCACTGACCATAGCTTTTTCGTAAGTGCATCTGAAGATTCTACTGTTAAAATTTGGGATTCTAAAAGGTTAGAAAAAGATATCTCATTCAGGTCGCGCCTAACTTATTCTTTAGATGGAAGTCGAGCACTGTGTGTTGCTGTGATCCAGGGTTCTGCTCAAGTTGTTGTTGGAGCTTGTGATGGAGCTATACACATGTTCTCTGTTGATTACATATCCGGGGGACTGGGCAATGTTGTGGAGAAATATTCAGGCATAGCTGATGTTAAAAAGAACGGAGTTGGAGAAGGTGCTATATTAAACCTTTTGAACTACTCCCCTGATGGTGGTGCTTGCAAAATGATTTTGTACAGTACCCAGAATTGTGGAATTCATCTGTGGGATACAAGAACAAGTTCAAATGTTTGGAATTCAAAAGTGGTCCCTGAGGAGGGTTATGTATCTTCTCTGGTTGCAGATCCTTGTGGGAACTGGTTTGTCACTGGGTCATCAAGAGGCGTGCTTACCCTTTGGGATTTGAGGTTTGGAATACCTGTCAATTCATGGCAGTATTCTCTTGCATGCCCAATTGAGAAAATGAGCCTTTTTGTTCCTCCTCCTAGTACCTCCTTCTCCCTATCTACCAGACCTCTTGTTTATGTTGCAGCAGGGTGTAATGAAGTTTCTCTTTGGAATGCAGAAAATGGAAGCTGCCATCAG GTGTTGAGGGTAGCAAATAATGAGACGGATGCTGAAATTTCTGACTCGCCTTGGGCATTAGCCAGAGCATCCAGCAAGGGGAATGCCAAATCAGATATCAGGCTAAGTGCTAATTCGAAATATAGAATCGATGAGTTGAATGAACCACCTCCACGTCTTCCTGGCATCCGTGCTTTACTTCCGTTGCCAGGCGGGGATCTATTGACAGGGGGTACTGACTTGAAAATACGTCGCTGGGACCATTCCAG CCCTGATCGAAGTTATTGTGTATGTGGACCATCTATAAAGGGAGTTGGAAATGATGATAGTTTTGAGACAAAGTCTTACTACGGTGTGCAAGTTGTGCAG GAGGGCAGAAGACGACCTTTGACAATGAGATTGACCACAAAGACTATCCTTGCTGGTGCTGCCACTGATTCTGCAGGATGTCACCGTGATTCTGTCCTCTCTTTGGCTTCTGTGAAGCTGAACCAGAGGCTTCTGATTTCGAGCAGTAGGGATGGTGCAATTAAGGTTTGGAAGTAG
- the LOC113695627 gene encoding serine/threonine-protein kinase VPS15-like isoform X1 — MGNKIARTTQASATEYYLHDLPSSYNLVLKEVLGRGRFLKSILCKHDEGLVLVKVYFKRGDSIDLRDYERRLSQIRGVFTGLDHPHVWPFQFWLETDKAAYLLRQYFFNNLHDRLSTRPFLSLVEKKWLAFQLLYAAKQSHENGVCHGDIKCENVLVTSWNWLYLADFASFKPTYIPHDDPSDFSFFFDTGGRRRCYLAPERFYGHGGETQVAQDAPLKPSMDIFAVGCVIAELFLEGQPLFELSQLLAYRRGQYDPSQHLEKIPDSGIRKMILHMIQLDPEARFSAESYLQNFSGIVFPGYFSPFLHNFYSLLNPLNSDARVLICQTSFQEILRQMMSSSVVKETVSGEALSLDAMHQSLHGTDAQHNTNVEKDTSSKREKVDKGSIHDRFDLLGDVGNLLRDVKENNRFHSMKPLLEGVARSAYSQNRKQCDVQSPDELIQSISNIFNRSHHPFLRKITTSDLNSLMSDYDNQSDTFGMPFLPLPQDIMSCEGMVLIASLLCSCIRNVKLPFMRRGAVLLLKSCSLYIDDEDRLQRVLPYVIAMLSDPAAIVRCAALETLCDILPLVRDFPPSDAKIFPEYILPMLSMLPDDPEESVRICYASNISKLALTAYGFLIHSISLSEAGVLSESSSPQKSLSTSSDTSGRRYSPNSDAQLVQLRKSIADVIQELVMGPKQTPNIRRALLHDIGNLCWFFGQRQSNDFLLPILPAFLNDRDEQLRAVFYGQIIYVCFFVGQRSVEEYLLPYIEQALSDVTEAVIVNALECLAILCKSGFLRKRILLEMIEHAFPLLCYPSQWVRRADVTFIAASSESLGAVDSYVFLVPVIRTFLRRQPASLASEKALFSCLEPPVSRERYYRVLESARSSDMLERQRKIWYNSDSQAKNWETVDFLQRGVKELDPMMCWSDRQRDLQSNKVVERANLPLDLADCNDNDQNSKVVGNSVQSPMAMDSGDFLDSEKLQLPGFISPPLSGMNSLMEKSSQGIPLYYFKVDNKRAAGSPTVSDSSLPCGSLGFGSASLPWMDPVSKSFSLANSDPAPKFISGSISIGGGSTQLRRVVHEVEDREMDQTAFVNNKFLEMGVSGTTKGSSLSIESNSASSEGADVPSFGRTSTIPDSGWRPRGVLVAHLQDHHSAVNDIAVSTDHSFFVSASEDSTVKIWDSKRLEKDISFRSRLTYSLDGSRALCVAVIQGSAQVVVGACDGAIHMFSVDYISGGLGNVVEKYSGIADVKKNGVGEGAILNLLNYSPDGGACKMILYSTQNCGIHLWDTRTSSNVWNSKVVPEEGYVSSLVADPCGNWFVTGSSRGVLTLWDLRFGIPVNSWQYSLACPIEKMSLFVPPPSTSFSLSTRPLVYVAAGCNEVSLWNAENGSCHQVLRVANNETDAEISDSPWALARASSKGNAKSDIRLSANSKYRIDELNEPPPRLPGIRALLPLPGGDLLTGGTDLKIRRWDHSSPDRSYCVCGPSIKGVGNDDSFETKSYYGVQVVQEGRRRPLTMRLTTKTILAGAATDSAGCHRDSVLSLASVKLNQRLLISSSRDGAIKVWK, encoded by the exons ATGGGGAATAAAATCGCGCGAACAACGCAAGCTTCGGCGACGGAGTATTACCTGCACGATTTACCGTCTTCTTATAATTTAGTATTGAAAGAAGTCTTGGGCCGAGGACGATTCCTGAAATCGATCCTGTGCAAGCACGACGAAGGACTTGTGCTAGTCAAGGTTTATTTCAAAAGAGGGGACTCCATTGACTTACGCGACTACGAGCGCCGCCTCTCCCAAATTCGCGGTGTATTCACTGGCCTCGATCACCCTCATGTCTGGCCCTTCCAG TTTTGGCTTGAAACTGACAAAGCTGCCTACTTGTTGAGGCAATACTTTTTTAATAATCTTCATGATCGGTTGAGCACTCGACCTTTCCTCAGTCTTGTTGAGAAGAAATGGCTGGCTTTtcag CTGCTTTATGCTGCAAAACAGAGCCATGAAAATGGAGTTTGTCATG GTGATATTAAGTGTGAGAATGTTCTGGTTACTTCCTGGAACTGGCTTTATCTTGCTGATTTTGCATCATTCAAACCGACGTATATTCCACATGATGATCCTTCTGATTTTTCGTTTTTCTTTGACACTGGTGGAAGAAGGCGGTGTTACCTTGCTCCTGAG agattttatGGGCATGGAGGTGAAACGCAAGTTGCTCAAGATGCACCATTAAAACCATCAATGGACATCTTTGCTGTAGG GTGTGTAATAGCTGAGCTATTCCTCGAGGGTCAGCCATTGTTTGAGTTGTCTCAACTGCTTGCTTATCGTAGAGGACAATATGATCCTAGCCAACATCTAGAAAAA ATTCCAGATTCAGGAATCCGCAAGATGATTCTTCATATGATTCAATTGGATCCGGAGGCACGTTTTTCTGCTGAAAGCTATCTGCAGAACTTCTCTGGCATTGTGTTTCCTGGCTACTTCTCTCCATTTCTCCACAATTTCTATTCCTTGTTGAATCCCCTTAATTCTGATGCAAGG GTTTTAATATGCCAGACGTCTTTTCAAGAGATTCTTAGACAAATGATGAGCAGTAGTGTAGTCAAGGAGACTGTTTCTGGGGAGGCGCTTTCTTTAGATGCTATGCATCAATCTCTGCATGGGACAGATGCACAACATAATACAAATGTGGAGAAGGACACCAGTAGCAAAAGAGAAAAGGTGGATAAGGGCTCGATTCATGATAGGTTTGATCTtcttggtgatgttggtaatcTACTCAGGGATGTGAAGGAAAATAATCGATTTCATAGCATGAAACCGTTGCTGGAAGGTGTGGCTAGATCTGCATATTCTCAAAACAGAAAGCAGTGTGATGTGCAATCTCCTGATGAGCTGATTCAGAGTATCTCTAATATATTTAACAGAAGTCACCATCCCTTCTTAAGAAAGATAACAACAAGTGATTTGAACTCATTAATGTCGGATTATGACAACCAGTCAGACACTTTTGGTATGCCTTTTCTACCATTACCTCAAGATATCATGAGCTGTGAAGGTATGGTTCTGATTGCCTCATTGCTCTGTTCTTGCATAAGAAATGTCAAACTGCCATTCATGAGGAGAGGAGCTGTGCTTCTATTGAAGTCGTGTTCCTTATacattgatgatgaagatcgATTGCAGCGTGTGCTTCCATATGTTATTGCAATGCTCTCAGATCCAGCTGCAATTGTGCGTTGTGCTGCCCTAGAGACTTTATGTGACATTCTTCCCTTAGTCAGAGATTTTCCACCCAGTGATGCTAAAATTTTTCCCGAGTATATTCTTCCAATGCTCTCCATGCTCCCTGATGATCCAGAGGAAAGTGTAAGGATATGTTATGCAAGCAATATATCTAAGCTGGCACTTACTGCTTATGGGTTTTTGATTCACTCTATAAGTTTGAGTGAGGCAGGAGTTCTCAGTGAATCAAGTTCGCCACAGAAGTCACTCTCTACATCCTCTGATACATCTGGAAGGAGATACAGTCCAAATAGTGATGCACAGCTTGTGCAATTAAGGAAGTCTATTGCGGATGTCATTCAAGAACTTGTGATGGGCCCAAAGCAAACACCAAATATCAGGAGAGCACTCCTGCATGACATTGGCAATCTTTGCTGGTTTTTTGGCCAGAGGCAGAGTAATGATTTCTTGTTGCCCATCCTCCCTGCTTTCCTAAATGACCGAGATGAGCAACTCAGGGCAGTGTTTTATGGACAGATCATATATGTCTGCTTTTTCGTGGGACAAAGGAGTGTCGAGGAATATCTTTTGCCATACATTGAGCAGGCTTTAAGCGATGTAACTGAGGCTGTAATTGTGAATGCACTGGAATGCCTAGCTATTTTATGCAAAAGTGGATTTCTAAGGAAGAGAATCTTGCTTGAGATGATAGAACACGCTTTTCCACTGTTGTGTTATCCTAGTCAATGGGTCAGGAGGGCCGATGTCACATTCATTGCAGCTAGCAGTGAGAGTTTAGGTGCAGTAGATTCATATGTTTTCCTTGTGCCTGTTATACGCACCTTCCTGCGTAGACAACCAGCATCTTTAGCTTCAGAAAAGGCTCTTTTTTCATGCCTAGAGCCGCCAGTGTCAAGAGAGAGATACTATCGTGTTTTAGAAAGTGCCAGGAGCTCAGACATGCTGGAGAGACAGCGAAAAATATGGTACAACAGTGACTCACAGGCTAAAAATTGGGAAACAGTGGATTTTCTTCAGAGAGGGGTGAAGGAGCTGGATCCAATGATGTGCTGGTCTGACCGACAAAGAGATCTTCAGAGCAATAAAGTTGTTGAACGTGCAAATCTGCCTCTGGATCTTGCAGATTGTAATGATAATGACCAGAATTCAAAAGTTGTGGGCAACTCAGTGCAAAGTCCTATGGCTATGGATTCTGGCGACTTCCTGGATTCTGAAAAGTTGCAGTTGCCCGGTTTTATCTCTCCACCTCTTAGTGGAATGAACAGTTTAATGGAGAAATCATCACAAGGCATTCCTTTGTATTACTTTAAAGTTGATAACAAACGAGCTGCAGGCTCTCCAACAGTCTCTGATTCATCATTACCATGTGGTTCTTTAGGTTTTGGTTCTGCATCCTTGCCATGGATGGATCCAGTTAGTAAATCATTTAGCTTGGCCAATTCAGATCCAGCTCCTAAGTTTATCTCAGGCTCAATCAGCATTGGTGGTGGTTCCACACAATTGCGAAGGGTTGTACATGAAGTTGAAGACAGGGAAATGGATCAAACAGCCTTTGTAAATAACAAGTTTCTGGAAATGGGAGTGTCTGGTACAACAAAAGGGAGTTCCCTTTCAATTGAAAGTAATTCTGCTTCAAGTGAGGGTGCAGATGTACCATCTTTTGGGCGAACATCGACGATTCCAGATTCAGGGTGGAGGCCTCGTGGGGTGTTGGTTGCGCATCTCCAGGATCACCACTCTGCTGTTAATGACATAGCTGTTTCCACTGACCATAGCTTTTTCGTAAGTGCATCTGAAGATTCTACTGTTAAAATTTGGGATTCTAAAAGGTTAGAAAAAGATATCTCATTCAGGTCGCGCCTAACTTATTCTTTAGATGGAAGTCGAGCACTGTGTGTTGCTGTGATCCAGGGTTCTGCTCAAGTTGTTGTTGGAGCTTGTGATGGAGCTATACACATGTTCTCTGTTGATTACATATCCGGGGGACTGGGCAATGTTGTGGAGAAATATTCAGGCATAGCTGATGTTAAAAAGAACGGAGTTGGAGAAGGTGCTATATTAAACCTTTTGAACTACTCCCCTGATGGTGGTGCTTGCAAAATGATTTTGTACAGTACCCAGAATTGTGGAATTCATCTGTGGGATACAAGAACAAGTTCAAATGTTTGGAATTCAAAAGTGGTCCCTGAGGAGGGTTATGTATCTTCTCTGGTTGCAGATCCTTGTGGGAACTGGTTTGTCACTGGGTCATCAAGAGGCGTGCTTACCCTTTGGGATTTGAGGTTTGGAATACCTGTCAATTCATGGCAGTATTCTCTTGCATGCCCAATTGAGAAAATGAGCCTTTTTGTTCCTCCTCCTAGTACCTCCTTCTCCCTATCTACCAGACCTCTTGTTTATGTTGCAGCAGGGTGTAATGAAGTTTCTCTTTGGAATGCAGAAAATGGAAGCTGCCATCAG GTGTTGAGGGTAGCAAATAATGAGACGGATGCTGAAATTTCTGACTCGCCTTGGGCATTAGCCAGAGCATCCAGCAAGGGGAATGCCAAATCAGATATCAGGCTAAGTGCTAATTCGAAATATAGAATCGATGAGTTGAATGAACCACCTCCACGTCTTCCTGGCATCCGTGCTTTACTTCCGTTGCCAGGCGGGGATCTATTGACAGGGGGTACTGACTTGAAAATACGTCGCTGGGACCATTCCAG CCCTGATCGAAGTTATTGTGTATGTGGACCATCTATAAAGGGAGTTGGAAATGATGATAGTTTTGAGACAAAGTCTTACTACGGTGTGCAAGTTGTGCAG GAGGGCAGAAGACGACCTTTGACAATGAGATTGACCACAAAGACTATCCTTGCTGGTGCTGCCACTGATTCTGCAGGATGTCACCGTGATTCTGTCCTCTCTTTGGCTTCTGTGAAGCTGAACCAGAGGCTTCTGATTTCGAGCAGTAGGGATGGTGCAATTAAGGTTTGGAAGTAG